The following proteins are encoded in a genomic region of Eriocheir sinensis breed Jianghai 21 chromosome 55, ASM2467909v1, whole genome shotgun sequence:
- the LOC126983912 gene encoding monocarboxylate transporter 12-like isoform X1 yields MMEIEVADDGDSLPNTTTKCVNIAPSGRREHQQQEVEETKQGDQQLSADFTHPDMDGGWAFAILLSMFCSFFINSGLLSTAGVYHVQMLEYFGKDRSHTSWMGSLLNAFFLLTGPVCSYFLHRWGPQNAMRIGSIVMTAGLYVSAFTPSLEIMFFTYGIILACGMNFVYTGQISTLNLYFHKYQNVATAVSMVGIGMGTFLVNMWTEFNIANYGWRNSLIWNAGLSLQLCVFGSLVYPLHWPCAISGAPEDGPSASRSASSHALQSHSTSISTMKMSAEASYACSFISLPETLIESTRKVFTDVCFWLISVAFLFAVLSTSSVLIIYKDFMKSRGLGEHYTLMLIGFGIGDVSGRLSMGFIHTSSMFNPVWSYSTTLFLTGLVLMCHVLVWSVPSMYILGAFFGMVYGAQNVLIAITPVKLFGKERLVVVFGYLLFFGGIGALVGAPIAGAIVDRSGSYDGVLGLALASLLLAGGLMMLCALKDAANTRTDPH; encoded by the exons atgatggaaatagaagtagCTGATGATGGAGACTCCTTGCCTAACACTACCACTAAATGTGTAAATATTGCACCATCTGGCAGGAGGGAGCACCAGcaacaggaggtggaggaaacaaaGCAAGGGGACCAGCAGCTGAGTGCTGATTTCACACACCCTGACATGGATGGTGGCTGGGCCTTTGCCATACTATTGTCCATGTTTTGCTCTTTTTTCATTAACTCAG GTCTGCTGTCAACGGCAGGGGTTTATCATGTGCAGATGTTGGAATATTTCGGCAAGGATCGTTCCCACACGTCCTGGATGGGCTCCCTCTTGAATGCTTTCTTTCTCCTGACAG GTCCAGTGTGTTCCTACTTCCTGCACCGGTGGGGGCCTCAGAATGCCATGAGGATAGGCAGCATCGTCATGACCGCCGGTCTCTATGTCTCAGCCTTCACCCCGTCCCTAGAGATCATGTTCTTTACGTACGGCATCATACTGG CATGTGGGATGAACTTTGTTTACACGGGACAGATCAGCACCCTGAACCTGTATTTCCACAAGTACCAAAACGTGGCCACTGCCGTCTCCATGGTGGGCATTGGCATGGGAACGTTTCTGGTG AACATGTGGACAGAATTCAACATCGCGAACTATGGGTGGCGCAATTCCCTCATCTGGAACGCTGGCCTCAGTCTACAGCTGTGTGTGTTTGGCTCACTCGTCTATCCCCTCCACTGGCCATGTGCCATCTCGGGTGCTCCTGAGGATGGCCCATCAGCCTCAAGATCTGCCTCTTCACATGCACTGCAGAGCCACTCGAC AAGTATATCAACAATGAAAATGTCTGCAGAGGCCAGCTATGCCTGTAGCTTCATCAGCCTCCCGGAAACCTTGAT aGAGTCAACAAGGAAGGTGTTCACAGATGTTTGTTTCTGGCTGATCTCTGTGGCGTTCCTCTTTGCAGTGCTCTCAACTAGCTCCGTCCTCATCATATACAAAGATTTCATGAAGTCGAGAGGCTTGGGGGAGCATTACACCCTCATGCTTATTGGGTTCGGCATTGGCGATGTCTCTGGAAGGCTGAGCATGGGATTCATTCATACAAGCAGT ATGTTTAACCCAGTGTGGTCATACAGCACCACCCTTTTCCTGACGGGGTTGGTGCTGATGTGCCACGTGCTGGTGTGGAGCGTCCCCAGCATGTACATCCTCGGTGCTTTCTTCGGCATGGTGTACGGGGCCCAGAACGTGCTTATCGCCATCACCCCAGTCAAGCTGTTCGGCAAGGAGAGGCTTGTCGTTGTGTTCGGCTACCTCTTGTTCTTCGGTGGGATTGGAGCACTTGTCGGCGCTCCAATAGCtg GTGCTATCGTGGACAGGAGCGGCAGCTATGATGGGGTGCTCGGCCTGGCTCTGGCGTCCCTGCTGTTGGCGGGGGGGCTGATGATGCTGTGCGCCCTGAAGGACGCTGCCAACACCCGCACTGACCCTCACTAG
- the LOC126983912 gene encoding monocarboxylate transporter 9-like isoform X2 encodes MDGGWAFAILLSMFCSFFINSGLLSTAGVYHVQMLEYFGKDRSHTSWMGSLLNAFFLLTGPVCSYFLHRWGPQNAMRIGSIVMTAGLYVSAFTPSLEIMFFTYGIILACGMNFVYTGQISTLNLYFHKYQNVATAVSMVGIGMGTFLVNMWTEFNIANYGWRNSLIWNAGLSLQLCVFGSLVYPLHWPCAISGAPEDGPSASRSASSHALQSHSTSISTMKMSAEASYACSFISLPETLIESTRKVFTDVCFWLISVAFLFAVLSTSSVLIIYKDFMKSRGLGEHYTLMLIGFGIGDVSGRLSMGFIHTSSMFNPVWSYSTTLFLTGLVLMCHVLVWSVPSMYILGAFFGMVYGAQNVLIAITPVKLFGKERLVVVFGYLLFFGGIGALVGAPIAGAIVDRSGSYDGVLGLALASLLLAGGLMMLCALKDAANTRTDPH; translated from the exons ATGGATGGTGGCTGGGCCTTTGCCATACTATTGTCCATGTTTTGCTCTTTTTTCATTAACTCAG GTCTGCTGTCAACGGCAGGGGTTTATCATGTGCAGATGTTGGAATATTTCGGCAAGGATCGTTCCCACACGTCCTGGATGGGCTCCCTCTTGAATGCTTTCTTTCTCCTGACAG GTCCAGTGTGTTCCTACTTCCTGCACCGGTGGGGGCCTCAGAATGCCATGAGGATAGGCAGCATCGTCATGACCGCCGGTCTCTATGTCTCAGCCTTCACCCCGTCCCTAGAGATCATGTTCTTTACGTACGGCATCATACTGG CATGTGGGATGAACTTTGTTTACACGGGACAGATCAGCACCCTGAACCTGTATTTCCACAAGTACCAAAACGTGGCCACTGCCGTCTCCATGGTGGGCATTGGCATGGGAACGTTTCTGGTG AACATGTGGACAGAATTCAACATCGCGAACTATGGGTGGCGCAATTCCCTCATCTGGAACGCTGGCCTCAGTCTACAGCTGTGTGTGTTTGGCTCACTCGTCTATCCCCTCCACTGGCCATGTGCCATCTCGGGTGCTCCTGAGGATGGCCCATCAGCCTCAAGATCTGCCTCTTCACATGCACTGCAGAGCCACTCGAC AAGTATATCAACAATGAAAATGTCTGCAGAGGCCAGCTATGCCTGTAGCTTCATCAGCCTCCCGGAAACCTTGAT aGAGTCAACAAGGAAGGTGTTCACAGATGTTTGTTTCTGGCTGATCTCTGTGGCGTTCCTCTTTGCAGTGCTCTCAACTAGCTCCGTCCTCATCATATACAAAGATTTCATGAAGTCGAGAGGCTTGGGGGAGCATTACACCCTCATGCTTATTGGGTTCGGCATTGGCGATGTCTCTGGAAGGCTGAGCATGGGATTCATTCATACAAGCAGT ATGTTTAACCCAGTGTGGTCATACAGCACCACCCTTTTCCTGACGGGGTTGGTGCTGATGTGCCACGTGCTGGTGTGGAGCGTCCCCAGCATGTACATCCTCGGTGCTTTCTTCGGCATGGTGTACGGGGCCCAGAACGTGCTTATCGCCATCACCCCAGTCAAGCTGTTCGGCAAGGAGAGGCTTGTCGTTGTGTTCGGCTACCTCTTGTTCTTCGGTGGGATTGGAGCACTTGTCGGCGCTCCAATAGCtg GTGCTATCGTGGACAGGAGCGGCAGCTATGATGGGGTGCTCGGCCTGGCTCTGGCGTCCCTGCTGTTGGCGGGGGGGCTGATGATGCTGTGCGCCCTGAAGGACGCTGCCAACACCCGCACTGACCCTCACTAG
- the LOC126983912 gene encoding monocarboxylate transporter 9-like isoform X3, translating into MLEYFGKDRSHTSWMGSLLNAFFLLTGPVCSYFLHRWGPQNAMRIGSIVMTAGLYVSAFTPSLEIMFFTYGIILACGMNFVYTGQISTLNLYFHKYQNVATAVSMVGIGMGTFLVNMWTEFNIANYGWRNSLIWNAGLSLQLCVFGSLVYPLHWPCAISGAPEDGPSASRSASSHALQSHSTSISTMKMSAEASYACSFISLPETLIESTRKVFTDVCFWLISVAFLFAVLSTSSVLIIYKDFMKSRGLGEHYTLMLIGFGIGDVSGRLSMGFIHTSSMFNPVWSYSTTLFLTGLVLMCHVLVWSVPSMYILGAFFGMVYGAQNVLIAITPVKLFGKERLVVVFGYLLFFGGIGALVGAPIAGAIVDRSGSYDGVLGLALASLLLAGGLMMLCALKDAANTRTDPH; encoded by the exons ATGTTGGAATATTTCGGCAAGGATCGTTCCCACACGTCCTGGATGGGCTCCCTCTTGAATGCTTTCTTTCTCCTGACAG GTCCAGTGTGTTCCTACTTCCTGCACCGGTGGGGGCCTCAGAATGCCATGAGGATAGGCAGCATCGTCATGACCGCCGGTCTCTATGTCTCAGCCTTCACCCCGTCCCTAGAGATCATGTTCTTTACGTACGGCATCATACTGG CATGTGGGATGAACTTTGTTTACACGGGACAGATCAGCACCCTGAACCTGTATTTCCACAAGTACCAAAACGTGGCCACTGCCGTCTCCATGGTGGGCATTGGCATGGGAACGTTTCTGGTG AACATGTGGACAGAATTCAACATCGCGAACTATGGGTGGCGCAATTCCCTCATCTGGAACGCTGGCCTCAGTCTACAGCTGTGTGTGTTTGGCTCACTCGTCTATCCCCTCCACTGGCCATGTGCCATCTCGGGTGCTCCTGAGGATGGCCCATCAGCCTCAAGATCTGCCTCTTCACATGCACTGCAGAGCCACTCGAC AAGTATATCAACAATGAAAATGTCTGCAGAGGCCAGCTATGCCTGTAGCTTCATCAGCCTCCCGGAAACCTTGAT aGAGTCAACAAGGAAGGTGTTCACAGATGTTTGTTTCTGGCTGATCTCTGTGGCGTTCCTCTTTGCAGTGCTCTCAACTAGCTCCGTCCTCATCATATACAAAGATTTCATGAAGTCGAGAGGCTTGGGGGAGCATTACACCCTCATGCTTATTGGGTTCGGCATTGGCGATGTCTCTGGAAGGCTGAGCATGGGATTCATTCATACAAGCAGT ATGTTTAACCCAGTGTGGTCATACAGCACCACCCTTTTCCTGACGGGGTTGGTGCTGATGTGCCACGTGCTGGTGTGGAGCGTCCCCAGCATGTACATCCTCGGTGCTTTCTTCGGCATGGTGTACGGGGCCCAGAACGTGCTTATCGCCATCACCCCAGTCAAGCTGTTCGGCAAGGAGAGGCTTGTCGTTGTGTTCGGCTACCTCTTGTTCTTCGGTGGGATTGGAGCACTTGTCGGCGCTCCAATAGCtg GTGCTATCGTGGACAGGAGCGGCAGCTATGATGGGGTGCTCGGCCTGGCTCTGGCGTCCCTGCTGTTGGCGGGGGGGCTGATGATGCTGTGCGCCCTGAAGGACGCTGCCAACACCCGCACTGACCCTCACTAG
- the LOC126983912 gene encoding monocarboxylate transporter 12-like isoform X4: MRIGSIVMTAGLYVSAFTPSLEIMFFTYGIILACGMNFVYTGQISTLNLYFHKYQNVATAVSMVGIGMGTFLVNMWTEFNIANYGWRNSLIWNAGLSLQLCVFGSLVYPLHWPCAISGAPEDGPSASRSASSHALQSHSTSISTMKMSAEASYACSFISLPETLIESTRKVFTDVCFWLISVAFLFAVLSTSSVLIIYKDFMKSRGLGEHYTLMLIGFGIGDVSGRLSMGFIHTSSMFNPVWSYSTTLFLTGLVLMCHVLVWSVPSMYILGAFFGMVYGAQNVLIAITPVKLFGKERLVVVFGYLLFFGGIGALVGAPIAGAIVDRSGSYDGVLGLALASLLLAGGLMMLCALKDAANTRTDPH, translated from the exons ATGAGGATAGGCAGCATCGTCATGACCGCCGGTCTCTATGTCTCAGCCTTCACCCCGTCCCTAGAGATCATGTTCTTTACGTACGGCATCATACTGG CATGTGGGATGAACTTTGTTTACACGGGACAGATCAGCACCCTGAACCTGTATTTCCACAAGTACCAAAACGTGGCCACTGCCGTCTCCATGGTGGGCATTGGCATGGGAACGTTTCTGGTG AACATGTGGACAGAATTCAACATCGCGAACTATGGGTGGCGCAATTCCCTCATCTGGAACGCTGGCCTCAGTCTACAGCTGTGTGTGTTTGGCTCACTCGTCTATCCCCTCCACTGGCCATGTGCCATCTCGGGTGCTCCTGAGGATGGCCCATCAGCCTCAAGATCTGCCTCTTCACATGCACTGCAGAGCCACTCGAC AAGTATATCAACAATGAAAATGTCTGCAGAGGCCAGCTATGCCTGTAGCTTCATCAGCCTCCCGGAAACCTTGAT aGAGTCAACAAGGAAGGTGTTCACAGATGTTTGTTTCTGGCTGATCTCTGTGGCGTTCCTCTTTGCAGTGCTCTCAACTAGCTCCGTCCTCATCATATACAAAGATTTCATGAAGTCGAGAGGCTTGGGGGAGCATTACACCCTCATGCTTATTGGGTTCGGCATTGGCGATGTCTCTGGAAGGCTGAGCATGGGATTCATTCATACAAGCAGT ATGTTTAACCCAGTGTGGTCATACAGCACCACCCTTTTCCTGACGGGGTTGGTGCTGATGTGCCACGTGCTGGTGTGGAGCGTCCCCAGCATGTACATCCTCGGTGCTTTCTTCGGCATGGTGTACGGGGCCCAGAACGTGCTTATCGCCATCACCCCAGTCAAGCTGTTCGGCAAGGAGAGGCTTGTCGTTGTGTTCGGCTACCTCTTGTTCTTCGGTGGGATTGGAGCACTTGTCGGCGCTCCAATAGCtg GTGCTATCGTGGACAGGAGCGGCAGCTATGATGGGGTGCTCGGCCTGGCTCTGGCGTCCCTGCTGTTGGCGGGGGGGCTGATGATGCTGTGCGCCCTGAAGGACGCTGCCAACACCCGCACTGACCCTCACTAG